One window from the genome of [Mycobacterium] stephanolepidis encodes:
- a CDS encoding LysR family transcriptional regulator, producing the protein MADGDYEWYITLAERQNVTAAAEQLQLAQPTLTRMLARLERRLGVQLFDRHGKRLTLNPSGRIFYQHARRAQMELDSARRTINDLANPAEGEIRLGFLHTFGPTLVARLIAGFAATSPHVRFVLEQGAAGSLDDLVANGDLDVAIVSPRPRRANLAWRNLFRQRLGVAVPTDHRLAQAADVSMIDLADEPFIGMHPGYGMRRLLEELCAAAQFQPRIVLESSNLTTVAGLVAAGLGITVLPVDATTYPPDLRMLRLVDADAHRDVGIIWNSGQPLSRPVRDFISHAIAST; encoded by the coding sequence GTGGCCGACGGTGACTACGAGTGGTACATCACACTCGCCGAACGACAAAACGTCACCGCCGCCGCCGAGCAACTCCAACTCGCCCAGCCCACGCTCACCCGGATGCTGGCCAGGTTGGAACGACGGCTTGGCGTTCAATTGTTCGACCGGCACGGTAAGCGACTGACGTTGAACCCGTCGGGGCGGATCTTCTACCAGCACGCCCGGCGCGCCCAGATGGAACTGGACTCTGCCCGCCGAACCATCAACGACCTCGCCAACCCCGCCGAGGGCGAGATCCGGCTCGGATTCCTGCACACCTTTGGACCCACGCTCGTCGCCCGCCTGATTGCGGGCTTCGCCGCGACGTCGCCACACGTGCGGTTCGTGTTGGAGCAGGGCGCCGCGGGCAGCCTTGATGACCTTGTCGCAAATGGCGATCTTGACGTCGCGATCGTGTCGCCACGTCCTCGGCGTGCAAATCTTGCGTGGCGCAACCTTTTCCGGCAGCGGCTGGGGGTTGCCGTACCCACGGATCACCGGCTGGCACAAGCCGCGGACGTATCGATGATTGATCTGGCCGATGAGCCCTTCATCGGGATGCATCCCGGGTACGGGATGCGTCGCCTTCTCGAAGAGCTCTGTGCTGCTGCACAATTCCAGCCGCGCATAGTGCTGGAATCGAGCAATCTGACCACCGTGGCGGGCCTGGTGGCGGCGGGCCTCGGCATCACGGTGCTCCCCGTCGATGCCACCACCTACCCACCCGACCTCAGGATGTTGCGCCTGGTGGATGCCGATGCGCACCGGGACGTCGGCATCATCTGGAACTCCGGGCAGCCGCTTTCGCGCCCGGTACGCGATTTCATATCCCACGCCATCGCCTCGACCTAG
- a CDS encoding putative nucleotidyltransferase substrate binding domain-containing protein, producing MSADVPPENGIALAIAQIDIADDEAQFCTAVAAVRAVIAREVRARTPEAALAAAWSEALRHSIHTSARLVTKGVNPGWAWFVSGSVARGEAAPGSDVETLLVVDDEIDAEGKTYLMEQAARVHAMLERADIGSDANGVLASRGRFCRRKANWFEGIERWCINPPEDRGVVMAGLMADSHGIDAGALLSDNALRSENVRCAQRHYAIRLAMLQDAVAVRAGFPSRLRIFATQSDAVDLKVAAIDPVVKIARWAALSAGSDALATPDRLDAASAAKILDADDASTLRDCFAWLLRFRWRSRAAAWQDGQQMSDTVSLAALAPQERAVLRSVAREIAGVRRKLIYLSSTSSFR from the coding sequence ATGTCTGCCGATGTGCCGCCCGAGAACGGGATCGCGCTGGCCATAGCGCAGATCGATATCGCCGACGACGAGGCGCAGTTCTGCACAGCCGTGGCGGCCGTCCGGGCGGTGATAGCACGCGAAGTGCGGGCGCGTACACCGGAAGCGGCGCTGGCCGCCGCCTGGTCGGAAGCGTTGCGGCACAGCATCCACACGTCGGCACGACTCGTCACCAAGGGTGTGAACCCGGGCTGGGCCTGGTTCGTCTCCGGAAGCGTGGCCCGGGGCGAGGCGGCACCCGGTTCCGATGTAGAGACACTGCTTGTCGTGGACGACGAGATCGACGCCGAGGGCAAGACATACCTGATGGAGCAGGCGGCTCGCGTCCACGCGATGCTCGAACGTGCGGACATCGGTAGCGACGCCAACGGAGTCCTGGCCAGTCGCGGCCGATTCTGCCGCCGCAAGGCCAACTGGTTCGAGGGAATCGAACGGTGGTGCATCAACCCGCCCGAAGACCGCGGTGTGGTGATGGCGGGGCTGATGGCCGACTCTCACGGGATTGACGCGGGAGCGTTGTTATCCGACAACGCACTTCGCAGCGAGAACGTCCGCTGCGCACAGCGGCACTATGCCATCCGGCTTGCCATGCTTCAGGACGCGGTGGCCGTGCGCGCCGGGTTCCCCTCCCGATTAAGGATATTCGCCACGCAGTCGGATGCTGTCGACCTTAAGGTCGCGGCGATCGATCCCGTGGTGAAGATCGCCCGCTGGGCGGCGTTGTCCGCCGGATCGGATGCACTCGCGACACCGGATCGCCTCGACGCCGCCTCCGCGGCCAAGATCTTGGACGCCGATGACGCGTCAACGCTGCGGGATTGCTTCGCGTGGCTGCTGCGATTTCGGTGGCGGTCCCGGGCGGCAGCCTGGCAGGACGGGCAGCAGATGTCCGACACCGTGTCACTGGCTGCCCTTGCCCCACAGGAACGTGCGGTGCTGCGTTCTGTGGCACGCGAGATCGCCGGCGTCCGGCGCAAGCTCATCTACCTGTCCTCGACATCCTCATTCCGATAA
- a CDS encoding tyrosine-type recombinase/integrase, with protein sequence MDVQAVRSSADGQLSYAVLGADLRPVDEIDRFLVYLTNIGRSPNTIRAYARDVADLFEWTRLQQRDWRTLDIEDIAHWVSWLRLPLETRTAPVSVLPMVKPAVTVHTLRRKLASVDTFYVFHARRDETVRMCLSRWHPGGRRTYKPFLAHLQSGRLRKEIQLGAAIDPFPQIVGREDMGRLVGACRLVRDRFLLNLLFETGARIGEALGMRHEDLNIAKGEVQIEPRLNENGARVKRWKPRTVPVNTELFALYADYMDLEYGAIDSDYLFVNLVRGQRGSPMTYGCVRQLVLRLREATGLSSFTPHQLRHTFAHDLLTRNTDWHVVQLLLGHSSVQTTLNIYGHLTAADTRKALIDAGWLAQEEEQ encoded by the coding sequence ATGGATGTTCAGGCGGTCCGAAGCTCGGCTGACGGCCAGTTGTCTTATGCGGTCCTGGGAGCGGATCTACGTCCGGTTGACGAGATTGATCGGTTTCTGGTCTATCTGACGAACATTGGCCGGTCTCCGAACACGATTCGGGCGTACGCGCGTGATGTCGCGGATCTGTTCGAGTGGACGCGGTTGCAACAGCGTGATTGGCGCACTCTGGATATCGAGGACATCGCCCATTGGGTGTCGTGGCTGCGTCTGCCGCTTGAAACCCGCACGGCTCCAGTGTCTGTCCTGCCGATGGTGAAACCGGCGGTCACCGTGCATACGTTGCGTCGGAAACTGGCATCTGTGGACACGTTCTACGTGTTTCATGCTCGCCGCGATGAGACGGTCCGAATGTGCTTGAGCCGCTGGCACCCGGGCGGCCGTAGGACATATAAGCCTTTCCTGGCGCATCTGCAGTCCGGTCGGCTGCGTAAGGAGATTCAGCTGGGCGCGGCGATTGACCCGTTCCCGCAGATCGTTGGGCGCGAAGACATGGGCCGACTGGTCGGCGCTTGCAGGCTGGTGCGTGACAGATTTCTGTTGAATCTGCTGTTTGAGACCGGTGCGCGCATTGGCGAGGCGTTGGGGATGCGACATGAAGACCTCAACATCGCCAAAGGCGAGGTTCAGATCGAGCCGCGGCTCAACGAGAACGGTGCCCGGGTGAAAAGATGGAAACCTCGTACTGTTCCGGTGAATACCGAGCTTTTCGCCCTTTACGCAGACTACATGGACCTCGAATACGGTGCGATCGATTCAGACTATCTGTTCGTGAATCTTGTTCGTGGACAACGTGGCAGCCCGATGACCTACGGTTGTGTGCGGCAACTGGTTCTGCGTCTGCGTGAGGCTACCGGGTTGTCGTCGTTCACTCCTCATCAATTGCGTCACACGTTCGCCCACGACCTGTTGACTCGGAACACTGATTGGCATGTGGTGCAACTGTTATTGGGTCACTCCAGCGTGCAGACCACGCTGAACATTTACGGCCATCTCACGGCCGCAGACACCCGCAAGGCGCTGATTGACGCTGGCTGGCTCGCTCAGGAAGAGGAACAGTGA
- a CDS encoding tyrosine-type recombinase/integrase: MDEFVVHAGLFGRPVLRLDGLRPQMRLEIQYGLQCRADAGRIRTKLADLQPLTKFLTATGANSLTERTPEQWQNEFLTARGDFAEVNRFVRTVSDQLDMLVNGIGWDVEYPRDVWRLNRLGFDAKTESLKFDRISQLWLRELAKKWLRNRLTVGRSKHTTHVSLAAIVSLSVYLQGHASPPTTPAELTRDHLEGWLAERKLAIENSETRRGYITNVSVFLRDVHRKAWAPDLPVTTQLYPEDNVERLRDAAARAIPEYVMRQLESDEKLGQIRDPNVRAIVEIMLNCGLRGGDARQLDFSCVVRDGDDNPYLRFLNHKMRRTTFVPLDDHTLGVITAQQGRVLQRFPQGCTRLIPAHLANPDGSRPYAPGTFGHQIRSWLDSIQLVDERQMPVYVTAHQLRHTFATRLINRDVPQHIVQKLLDHESPEMTAHYARLCDDKLREAWLKARKINSEGQEVELDEDHPLAGAEWTRAGLDKAKTTLPNGYCGMPAHSPCEHANPCLTCPLFLTTPDFLPQHQAQRSATLQLITKAEAEGHHRVVEKNTQLLGNLDRIISACEGCHSDQIVIGGTARGGQRAHGDAS; the protein is encoded by the coding sequence GTGGACGAGTTCGTCGTACACGCAGGATTATTCGGCCGGCCAGTTCTGCGGCTGGATGGTTTGCGCCCGCAGATGCGTCTGGAAATTCAATATGGACTGCAATGCCGGGCCGACGCCGGGCGGATCCGAACGAAACTCGCCGACCTGCAACCCTTGACGAAGTTCCTTACCGCGACAGGGGCAAATAGCCTGACAGAACGAACGCCTGAGCAGTGGCAGAACGAATTCCTCACCGCTCGTGGCGATTTTGCCGAAGTGAACCGATTCGTACGCACTGTCTCGGACCAGTTGGACATGCTCGTTAACGGCATCGGGTGGGATGTGGAGTATCCCCGCGATGTGTGGCGGCTGAACCGTCTGGGCTTTGACGCCAAGACCGAGAGCCTAAAGTTTGACCGCATTTCCCAACTGTGGCTACGTGAGCTGGCCAAGAAATGGCTCCGTAACCGTCTGACAGTCGGCCGATCCAAGCACACCACCCACGTCAGCCTGGCTGCGATCGTGAGCCTGAGCGTCTATCTACAAGGCCATGCGTCGCCGCCAACGACACCAGCAGAGCTCACGAGAGACCATCTCGAAGGGTGGCTTGCCGAACGCAAGTTGGCGATCGAGAACTCCGAGACCCGCCGCGGCTACATCACCAACGTGTCGGTGTTCCTGCGGGACGTTCACCGCAAGGCGTGGGCTCCCGATCTGCCTGTCACCACCCAGCTGTATCCCGAGGACAACGTCGAGCGACTTCGCGACGCCGCGGCGCGGGCGATCCCTGAATACGTGATGCGGCAGCTGGAAAGCGACGAAAAACTCGGCCAAATCAGGGATCCCAACGTGCGGGCGATCGTCGAGATCATGCTGAATTGCGGCCTACGCGGTGGCGATGCCCGCCAACTCGACTTCAGCTGCGTGGTACGCGATGGCGACGACAACCCGTACCTGCGGTTCCTGAACCATAAGATGCGCCGTACCACGTTCGTGCCACTCGATGACCACACGCTCGGGGTGATCACGGCGCAACAAGGCCGGGTACTGCAGCGCTTCCCCCAGGGCTGCACGCGACTGATCCCGGCCCATCTGGCTAATCCAGATGGTTCACGGCCGTACGCTCCGGGAACCTTTGGCCACCAAATCCGGAGCTGGCTAGATAGCATTCAGCTCGTCGACGAGCGTCAGATGCCCGTCTACGTGACTGCACATCAACTGCGGCACACTTTCGCCACCCGGCTGATTAATCGTGATGTGCCCCAACATATTGTGCAAAAGCTGCTCGATCACGAGAGCCCGGAGATGACCGCCCACTACGCCAGGCTGTGCGATGACAAACTGCGTGAGGCATGGCTCAAAGCCCGCAAGATCAACTCCGAAGGTCAGGAAGTCGAACTCGACGAAGATCATCCGCTCGCCGGGGCAGAGTGGACCCGGGCTGGACTGGACAAGGCGAAGACCACGCTGCCAAACGGTTACTGCGGAATGCCGGCGCACAGTCCCTGTGAGCATGCTAACCCGTGTTTGACTTGCCCGTTGTTTCTCACCACACCGGATTTTTTGCCGCAGCATCAGGCCCAGCGTTCGGCGACTCTGCAGCTGATCACCAAGGCCGAAGCCGAAGGCCATCACCGGGTCGTCGAGAAGAACACACAGCTGCTGGGGAACCTCGATCGCATTATCAGCGCCTGCGAAGGGTGTCACAGCGATCAGATCGTGATCGGCGGGACAGCCCGTGGCGGACAGAGGGCACACGGCGATGCGAGCTGA
- a CDS encoding DUF6262 family protein encodes MRADNSRHLIAAAKKRSEESVERVHAAIRELYRSGEPVSISKVARRANVSRTFLHSHPDLMTTVRDLQARNPGPEPIPARQRASERSLLTRIAALTDRNKKLRRENEALRRKIEVAHGDLRDLKHRPPA; translated from the coding sequence ATGCGAGCTGACAACTCCCGTCACCTGATCGCGGCAGCCAAGAAGCGCAGCGAGGAATCGGTCGAGCGTGTACATGCCGCGATCCGAGAGCTGTACCGCAGCGGTGAACCCGTCAGTATCTCGAAAGTCGCTCGTCGCGCAAATGTCTCGCGAACATTCCTGCACTCGCACCCCGACTTGATGACGACTGTTCGCGATTTGCAGGCACGTAATCCCGGTCCTGAACCGATCCCCGCCCGCCAGCGAGCCAGCGAGCGATCCCTGCTCACTCGCATCGCCGCGTTGACCGACCGAAACAAGAAGCTCCGCCGTGAAAACGAAGCACTGCGCCGCAAAATCGAAGTGGCGCACGGTGATCTACGAGATCTCAAGCACCGCCCGCCAGCGTGA